The Phaeodactylum tricornutum CCAP 1055/1 PHATR_bd_15x14 genomic scaffold, whole genome shotgun sequence genome has a window encoding:
- a CDS encoding predicted protein → MKIFHPTSCLLYGIALIANLVPVSGTKATPPTPACSNEIIGFTLIDPDTDAEIGPLGDYDESAYPSGVNIRADYSPCSTADFIDSVRVTFDDPSVSFCELETPYSVFRDSPEGDYRAVVIPVGVHTVSATPYLSADCSSDAGATFSQTFEVTAIAGRCVTGFKLYDSVMDSVVADSILTGGEIMEGSVIRSGRPCKLNIEAVADGCPGFDIVSVRLQLRDATTNAGIKGRRENDAPYMLYGDKDGDIRNGSVPAGKYRIRAAAILDGESSYQDYYEIDFEFDACAGGSTRSLRGNADAK, encoded by the coding sequence atGAAGATCTTCCATCCAACATCATGCCTTCTTTACGGTATTGCTCTCATTGCCAATTTAGTTCCCGTCAGTGGAACAAAAGCGACTCCTCCAACCCCAGCTTGCTCTAACGAAATTATTGGATTCACCTTGATTGACCCGGATACGGATGCTGAGATTGGTCCTCTAGGCGACTACGATGAGAGTGCTTACCCGTCGGGAGTGAACATTCGTGCGGACTATTCTCCTTGCTCGACGGCTGACTTTATTGACAGTGTTCGCGTGACGTTCGACGATCCCAGTGTTTCGTTCTGTGAATTGGAAACGCCTTACTCGGTCTTCCGCGATTCTCCGGAGGGAGACTACCGTGCCGTTGTCATTCCGGTTGGAGTCCACACTGTGAGCGCGACGCCCTACCTCAGTGCTGACTGTTCCTCGGATGCTGGAGCGACCTTCAGTCAGACGTTTGAAGTGACAGCTATTGCGGGACGCTGTGTAACTGGCTTTAAGCTTTATGACTCTGTCATGGATTCGGTTGTGGCTGATAGCATCCTTACGGGTGGAGAAATTATGGAAGGTTCCGTGATCCGATCCGGTCGCCCATGTAAACTGAACATTGAAGCTGTTGCCGACGGATGCCCCGGCTTTGATATTGTATCGGTGCGACTGCAGTTGCGCGATGCAACGACTAATGCTGGCATCAAAGGTAGACGCGAGAACGACGCGCCGTACATGCTGTATGGTGATAAGGATGGAGACATTCGGAACGGTTCCGTGCCTGCTGGTAAATACCGCATCAGGGCCGCTGCGATACTCGACGGAGAAAGCAGTTACCAGGATTATTACGAGATCGATTTCGAATTTGATGCCTGTGCTGGTGGTAGTACACGGTCGCTTCGTGGTAATGCTGATGCGAAATAA